In Tachysurus vachellii isolate PV-2020 chromosome 12, HZAU_Pvac_v1, whole genome shotgun sequence, the following are encoded in one genomic region:
- the gal3st1a gene encoding galactosylceramide sulfotransferase isoform X1 codes for MMVGKQGKQWRSVCKGLVLGTLLTSCMILLYCLSAPEVQFGLPEVPVPYSCSHQPSSGHSMAASSGAYQGSRKEQNRCTPKVDIMFMKTHKTASSTILNILFRFGEKHHLKFAFPSSRNDFFYPSLFYRSQVKDYSPGMCFNIMCNHMRFNEAEVAKVLPADTVYFTILRDPAELFESSFHYFGRLVPFTWKISRDDKMDEFLSNPELYYDPKGFNSYYLKNLLFFDFGQDNNLSLDDPRVEEGIRAISRRFDLVMLVEHFEESLILLKDALCWDMEDLLFFKLNARKGSTVSKLNHKLRAKALQWNAIDWKLYQHFNATFWKKVEAYGPERMAADVAELRRRNADMTNICIEGGHAVDAGSIHDTSMQPWQPIGEKSIMGYNLNKNVDTAHQKLCRKMLTPELQYLTDLGVNLWITKLWGHVRDILHW; via the exons ATGATGGTCGGGAAGCAGGGGAAGCAGTGGAGGTCGGTGTGTAAAGGTCTGGTTCTGGGAACTCTCCTCACCAGCTGCATGATCCTGCTCTACTGCCTTTCGGCTCCTGAGGTGCAGTTCGGTCTTCCAGA AGTTCCTGTGCCTTATTCATGTTCCCACCAACCATCATCAGGCCACTCCATGGCTGCCTCAAGCGGCGCCTATCAAGGCTCGAGAAAGGAGCAGAATCGTTGTACACCAAAAGTAGACATCATGTTCATGAAAACCCACAAAACAGCAAGCAGCACCATCCTGAACATCCTGTTCCGCTTTGGCGAAAAGCACCACCTAAAGTTCGCCTTCCCGAGCAGCCGCAACGACTTCTTCTACCCCTCGCTGTTCTACCGCTCGCAGGTGAAGGACTACAGTCCCGGGATGTGCTTCAATATCATGTGCAATCACATGCGCTTCAACGAAGCCGAAGTAGCCAAGGTGCTCCCGGCGGACACTGTCTACTTCACCATCCTGAGGGATCCAGCAGAGCTCTTCGAGTCGTCCTTTCATTACTTCGGCCGCTTGGTACCTTTTACCTGGAAAATCTCCAGGGACGATAAGATGGACGAGTTCCTTAGTAACCCTGAGCTTTATTACGATCCAAAAGGGTTCAATTCCTACTACCTCAAGAACTTGCTTTTCTTTGACTTTGGGCAGGATAATAATTTATCGTTGGACGACCCGAGAGTGGAAGAAGGCATCCGTGCAATTTCAAGACGCTTCGACTTGGTCATGCTGGTGGAGCACTTCGAGGAATCGCTCATCCTGTTGAAGGACGCCCTCTGCTGGGACATGGAAGACCTGCTGTTCTTCAAACTCAACGCCAGGAAGGGGTCCACTGTCTCCAAGCTGAACCACAAGCTCAGAGCCAAAGCCTTGCAGTGGAACGCTATTGACTGGAAGCTCTATCAACACTTTAACGCCACCTTCTGGAAGAAAGTAGAGGCGTACGGTCCAGAGCGCATGGCGGCCGACGTGGCAGAGCTGCGGCGCCGGAATGCAGACATGACCAACATCTGCATCGAAGGTGGCCATGCGGTGGACGCCGGGAGCATCCATGATACTTCCATGCAGCCGTGGCAACCTATAGGGGAGAAGTCTATTATGGGATACAATCTGAATAAGAATGTAGACACAGCACATCAAAAACTGTGTAGGAAGATGTTGACACCTGAGCTGCAGTACCTGACAGACTTAGGAGTCAATTTGTGGATCACTAAACTGTGGGGTCACGTGAGGGACATCCTTCACTGGTAG
- the gal3st1a gene encoding galactosylceramide sulfotransferase isoform X2, translating into MAASSGAYQGSRKEQNRCTPKVDIMFMKTHKTASSTILNILFRFGEKHHLKFAFPSSRNDFFYPSLFYRSQVKDYSPGMCFNIMCNHMRFNEAEVAKVLPADTVYFTILRDPAELFESSFHYFGRLVPFTWKISRDDKMDEFLSNPELYYDPKGFNSYYLKNLLFFDFGQDNNLSLDDPRVEEGIRAISRRFDLVMLVEHFEESLILLKDALCWDMEDLLFFKLNARKGSTVSKLNHKLRAKALQWNAIDWKLYQHFNATFWKKVEAYGPERMAADVAELRRRNADMTNICIEGGHAVDAGSIHDTSMQPWQPIGEKSIMGYNLNKNVDTAHQKLCRKMLTPELQYLTDLGVNLWITKLWGHVRDILHW; encoded by the coding sequence ATGGCTGCCTCAAGCGGCGCCTATCAAGGCTCGAGAAAGGAGCAGAATCGTTGTACACCAAAAGTAGACATCATGTTCATGAAAACCCACAAAACAGCAAGCAGCACCATCCTGAACATCCTGTTCCGCTTTGGCGAAAAGCACCACCTAAAGTTCGCCTTCCCGAGCAGCCGCAACGACTTCTTCTACCCCTCGCTGTTCTACCGCTCGCAGGTGAAGGACTACAGTCCCGGGATGTGCTTCAATATCATGTGCAATCACATGCGCTTCAACGAAGCCGAAGTAGCCAAGGTGCTCCCGGCGGACACTGTCTACTTCACCATCCTGAGGGATCCAGCAGAGCTCTTCGAGTCGTCCTTTCATTACTTCGGCCGCTTGGTACCTTTTACCTGGAAAATCTCCAGGGACGATAAGATGGACGAGTTCCTTAGTAACCCTGAGCTTTATTACGATCCAAAAGGGTTCAATTCCTACTACCTCAAGAACTTGCTTTTCTTTGACTTTGGGCAGGATAATAATTTATCGTTGGACGACCCGAGAGTGGAAGAAGGCATCCGTGCAATTTCAAGACGCTTCGACTTGGTCATGCTGGTGGAGCACTTCGAGGAATCGCTCATCCTGTTGAAGGACGCCCTCTGCTGGGACATGGAAGACCTGCTGTTCTTCAAACTCAACGCCAGGAAGGGGTCCACTGTCTCCAAGCTGAACCACAAGCTCAGAGCCAAAGCCTTGCAGTGGAACGCTATTGACTGGAAGCTCTATCAACACTTTAACGCCACCTTCTGGAAGAAAGTAGAGGCGTACGGTCCAGAGCGCATGGCGGCCGACGTGGCAGAGCTGCGGCGCCGGAATGCAGACATGACCAACATCTGCATCGAAGGTGGCCATGCGGTGGACGCCGGGAGCATCCATGATACTTCCATGCAGCCGTGGCAACCTATAGGGGAGAAGTCTATTATGGGATACAATCTGAATAAGAATGTAGACACAGCACATCAAAAACTGTGTAGGAAGATGTTGACACCTGAGCTGCAGTACCTGACAGACTTAGGAGTCAATTTGTGGATCACTAAACTGTGGGGTCACGTGAGGGACATCCTTCACTGGTAG